Proteins co-encoded in one Candida albicans SC5314 chromosome 3, complete sequence genomic window:
- the ATO5 gene encoding Ato5p (Putative fungal-specific transmembrane protein) translates to MSSSASITSDIKALEASSEIENVEPYKTCTITGDGNEFVVIGDHKYYRHELMQAFGGTFNPGLAPYPKHSYGNPAAIGLVATSMNIFILGLFFAHAMGIHVPNVAVGLFVFMGGVVQFLAGIWGFFIGSQVGTFIFIVFTSYGAFWLSFGAIFIPAFGIGEAYAEHPEQLNQGIGLMSVGWAIFTTMLVLCVMKSTLSFFWALFTLDLTIILLAAGFLLDSDKVKIAGGIMGVINTFAGWFEAFAGVANTHNSYLVPKEIPLPDLSLWFKRKKSENQPSE, encoded by the coding sequence TTAAAGCTCTTGAAGCTAGTAGTGAAATCGAAAATGTTGAACCATATAAAACGTGTACGATAACTGGTGATGGTaatgaatttgttgttattggtgATCATAAATATTATCGACATGAATTAATGCAAGCATTTGGAGGTACTTTCAATCCTGGTCTTGCACCATATCCTAAACATAGTTATGGTAATCCTGCTGCTATTGGATTAGTTGCCACAAGTATGAATATTTTCATATTAGGGTTATTTTTTGCTCATGCTATGGGGATTCATGTCCCTAATGTTGCTGTTGGGTTATTTGTATTCATGGGAGGAGTAGTTCAATTTTTAGCTGGAATATGGGGATTTTTCATTGGGTCACAAGTAGGaacatttatttttattgttttcacATCGTATGGTGCATTTTGGTTAAGTTTTGGAGCAATTTTTATTCCTGCTTTTGGTATTGGTGAAGCATATGCTGAACATCCCgaacaattaaatcaagGTATTGGGTTAATGTCAGTAGGTTGGGCAATATTCACTACCATGTTAGTGTTGTGCGTTATGAAATCTACGTTGTCATTCTTCTGGGCTTTATTTACATTAGATTTAACTATTATTCTTTTAGCGGCTGGCTTTTTATTAGATAGTGATAAGGTCAAAATAGCTGGTGGGATTATGGGAGTTATTAACACATTTGCAGGTTGGTTTGAAGCTTTCGCTGGTGTGGCCAACACACATAATTCATATTTGGTTCCCAAAGAAATTCCCTTACCAGATCTTTCACTTTGGTTTAAACGTAAAAAGTCGGAAAATCAACCATCAGAGTAG
- a CDS encoding uncharacterized protein (Predicted oxidoreductase; rat catheter biofilm repressed), whose protein sequence is MAPTAVTQEPQELQETIKKLASLNPIGHSNNKSAVITGFDPNWGEKLPETTKQRFTKYGIDISQGYPYIPQNTKIPKFLDEAYAIRDEEYPYIERGTNADPEKKSLFEAAEDIIHLTPYIGTEIVGLQLSELTDKQKDELALLIAERVVVFFKDQDLSPQKQLELGHYWGQVEVHPQAARVGPEFDGVTVIWQHYAKERRSINLTFKQSKKGNSVWHSDLVHEKQTAGITHLHLDAIPGIGGETLWSSTYGAYDKLSPGLQRFLDGKTAIYRSAHQYLDRNDPLKGPKYVEREHPIVRTHPVTGWKYLFVNRGMTVRIVGLLPEESDLILNYLFSIIETNRDIQVRWSWQKELGSVKKNNNQDEQPKQYRGVSALWDNRISNHSVVHSEESIIGRHGTRVTSLADTGYYNPNSKSQRESLGLSLD, encoded by the coding sequence atgGCACCAACGGCAGTGACTCAAGAACCAcaagaattacaagaaacaatcaaaaaattagCTTCTTTAAACCCAATTGGTCattccaataataaatcagcAGTTATTACTGGATTTGATCCTAATTGGGGTGAAAAATTGCCTGAAACCACGAAACAAAGATTTACCAAATATGGTATTGATATTTCTCAAGGATATCCTTATATTCCACAAAATACTAAAATCCCAAAATTTTTAGATGAAGCTTATGCTATTAGAGATGAAGAATATCCTTATATTGAAAGAGGTACAAATGCTGACCCGGAAAAAAAACTGTTATTTGAAGCTGCTGAAGATATCATTCATTTAACTCCTTATATTGGTACAGAAATTGTTGGATTACAATTGAGTGAATTAACTGATAAACAAAAGGATGAATTGGCATTATTGATTGCTGAAAGAGTAGTagtttttttcaaagatcAAGATTTATCACCACAAAAACAACTTGAATTAGGTCATTATTGGGGTCAAGTTGAAGTTCATCCTCAAGCCGCAAGAGTTGGCCCTGAATTTGATGGGGTTACGGTTATTTGGCAACATTATGctaaagaaagaagatcaatcaatttgacTTTTAAACAATCTAAAAAGGGGAATTCGGTTTGGCATAGTGATTTAGTTCatgaaaaacaaactgCTGGTATTACTCATTTACATCTTGATGCTATCCCGGGAATTGGTGGTGAAACTTTATGGAGCTCTACTTATGGTGCttatgataaattatctCCGGGTTTGCAAAGATTCTTAGATGGTAAAACTGCCATTTATAGATCTGCTCATCAATATTTGGATAGAAATGATCCTTTGAAAGGTCCTAAATATGTTGAAAGAGAACATCCAATAGTTAGAACTCATCCGGTAACTGGTTGGAAGTATTTATTTGTTAATCGTGGTATGACAGTTAGAATTGTTGGATTATTACCAGAAGAATcagatttgattttgaattatttattttcaataattgaaacCAATAGAGATATTCAAGTTAGATGGTCATGGCAAAAGGAATTGGGTAGTGTCAAAAAGAATAACAACCAAGATGaacaaccaaaacaatACCGTGGTGTTAGTGCCTTATGGGATAATAGAATTAGTAACCATAGTGTTGTCCATAGTGaagaatcaattattgGTAGACATGGTACTAGAGTCACTTCATTAGCTGATACTGGTTATTATAatccaaattcaaaatctcAAAGAGAATCTTTGGGTTTGTCTTTGGATTAA
- the YCK2 gene encoding serine/threonine protein kinase (Plasma membrane protein similar to S. cerevisiae casein kinase I, Yck2p; null mutant has defect in damaging oral epithelial cells and in hyphal branching; transcription is activated in weak acid stress or on contact with host cells), which translates to MTTNPALAAAQASHNNIPTKQMNHSTSSSNGNGSNNSSVVGLHYKIGKKIGEGSFGVIFEGTNIINGVPVAIKFEPRKTEAPQLRDEYRTYKHLQGCDGIPNAYYFGQEGLHNILVIDLLGPSLEDLFDWCGRRFSVKTVVQVAIQMLTLVEEVHRHDLIYRDIKPDNFLIGRRGATDENNVHLIDFGMAKQYRDPRTKQHIPYREKKSLSGTARYMSINTHLGREQSRRDDLEALGHVFFYFLRGQLPWQGLKAPTNKQKYEKIGDKKRTTPAVTLCDGLPQQFAEYLDSVRSLPFDAEPPYEEYRMLLLSVLDDLGQACDGDMDWMHLNGGRGWDATINKKPNLHGYGHPNPPNERERRHRDQRRTRQHQQSQQVQQQQLQAQAQAQQLQQLQQAQQAQQQQQSQQHQPLSAAQLHQQKLQHLVNRPLPPIKQESQSAIQSGNGHHELLNNNLGDQHGGKHEGYSSRPDQYQQQQMVAEEEENKGFWSKLCCH; encoded by the coding sequence ATGACAACAAACCCTGCTTTGGCGGCTGCTCAAGCATCTCATAATAATATTCCTACAAAGCAAATGAATCATTCaacttcatcttcaaacGGTAACGGTAGCAATAATTCATCCGTGGTTGGACTTCACTACAAGATtgggaaaaaaattggtgaaGGTTCTTTTGGTGTCATTTTTGAAGGTACtaatataataaatggAGTACCCGTGGCCATAAAATTTGAACCTAGAAAGACTGAAGCTCCTCAATTACGAGATGAATATAGAACTTATAAACATTTACAAGGATGTGACGGAATTCCTAATGCATATTATTTTGGTCAAGAAGGATTACATAATATTTTAGtcattgatttattggGTCCTTCTTTAgaagatttatttgattggtGTGGTAGAAGATTTAGTGTTAAAACCGTGGTACAAGTTGCTATACAAATGTTGACTTTAGTAGAAGAAGTTCATCGTCATGATTTAATCTATAGAGATATCAAACCCgacaattttttaattggaAGAAGAGGTGCTactgatgaaaataatgttcatttgattgattttggtaTGGCCAAGCAATATCGTGATCCAAGAACAAAGCAACATATTCCATATAGAGAGAAGAAATCTTTGAGTGGGACAGCTAGATATATGAGTATTAACACTCATTTAGGAAGAGAACAATCAAGAAGAGATGATTTAGAAGCATTGGGTCatgtatttttttatttccttAGAGGCCAATTACCTTGGCAAGGTTTAAAAGCTCCCACCAATAAACAAAAGTATGAGAAAATTGGTGATAAAAAGAGAACTACACCAGCAGTTACATTATGTGATGGCTTACCTCAACAATTTGCTGAATATTTAGATTCAGTTAGATCATTACCATTTGATGCTGAACCTCCATATGAAGAATATAGaatgttattattgtcagTGTTGGATGATTTGGGTCAAGCTTGTGATGGAGATATGGATTGGATGCATCTTAATGGTGGTAGAGGTTGGGATGctacaattaataaaaaaccCAACTTGCACGGTTATGGACATCCTAATCCACCAAATGAACGTGAAAGAAGACATCGTGatcaaagaagaacaagacaacatcaacaactgcaacaagtacaacaacaacaattacaagCTCAAGCTCAAGcacaacaattacaacaattacaacaagCACAACAGgcacaacaacaacaacaactgcaacaacatcaaccaCTATCTGCAGCCCAGTtacatcaacaaaaattacaGCATTTGGTTAATCGACCATTACCACCAATTAAACAAGAATCACAATCAGCAATACAAAGTGGTAATGGACATCATGAacttttgaataataatttaggTGATCAGCATGGAGGAAAACATGAAGGATACAGTTCACGACCAgatcaatatcaacaacaacaaatggttgccgaagaagaagaaaacaaagGGTTCTGGTCTAAATTGTGTTGTCATTAG
- a CDS encoding uncharacterized protein (Ortholog of C. parapsilosis CDC317 : CPAR2_806990, Candida tenuis NRRL Y-1498 : CANTEDRAFT_122709, Debaryomyces hansenii CBS767 : DEHA2E00110g and Pichia stipitis Pignal : PICST_30109): MATIDVEQAILDGNTHKSIPLSVYESSLAPTYQSSLSSLSSSIINSFSLKSPIEFDPLIHLTYYANGSRAQKLYDQTRRLTLEQLGLNHKQQQSQQISDIGVSDPFQLFTDEAITIMRQEVLQRDTFMKYARYSYNSTSGMDCVVRGFVKDGDEINCPFTYQAWTHCKTMELVSKMAGVELEIVMDYEIAHTNISMKSNDMVEEERIKHQRQLIDQESATSTTTNGGDDIPAVVGWHYDSYPFVCVLMLSDTTNMIGGETSLRMGSGHNGKVAIVPSPTKGSANVLQGRLIEHIAPSPVGMSERITMVTSYRAKSPMMKDTSVLSTVKPEVNYGSRYNQFYGEWIDYRIKLMQKKLDLINLNTKCDANSGKFNKQKTIEALKEVEEYLLKTYSEM, from the coding sequence ATGGCCACAATTGATGTAGAACAAGCCATTTTAGATGGCAACACTCATAAATCAATTCCTTTATCAGTTTACGAATCATCATTAGCACCAACTTAtcaatcatcattatcCTCATTATCCtcatcaataattaattcattttcattgaaaTCACCAATCGAATTTGATCcattaattcatttaacTTATTACGCTAATGGTTCTCGAGCACAAAAATTATATGATCAAACTCGAAGATTGACATTGGAACAATTAGGTTTAAATcataaacaacaacaatctcAACAAATTAGTGATATTGGAGTGAGTGATccatttcaattatttacTGATGAAGCCATCACCATTATGAGACAAGAAGTTTTACAACGAGATACATTTATGAAATATGCTCGATATTCATATAATTCAACTTCAGGAATGGATTGTGTTGTTCGAGGATTTGTTAAAGATggtgatgaaattaattgtCCATTCACGTATCAAGCTTGGACTCATTGTAAAACTATGGAATTAGTTAGTAAAATGGCCGGAGTTGAATTAGAAATTGTTATGGATTATGAAATTGCTCATACTAATATATCTATGAAACTGAATGATATggttgaagaagaaagaattaaacATCAACGacaattaattgatcaagaaTCGGCTActtctactactactaatggtggtgatgataTTCCGGCAGTTGTAGGATGGCATTATGATAGTTATCCATTTGTTTGTGTTTTGATGCTTTCTGACACTACAAATATGATTGGTGGTGAAACTTCTTTACGCATGGGTAGTGGTCATAATGGTAAAGTGGCTATTGTTCCAAGTCCAACAAAAGGTTCAGCAAATGTTTTACAAGGAAGATTGATTGAACATATTGCTCCTTCACCCGTGGGGATGAGTGAAAGAATTACCATGGTTACTTCTTATAGAGCTAAATCTCCCATGATGAAAGATACTAGTGTTTTATCTACTGTTAAACCCGAAGTTAATTATGGATCTCgttataatcaattttatggAGAATGGATTGATTATAGAATTAAAttaatgcaaaaaaaattggatttaattaatttaaatacTAAATGTGATGCAAATTCTGGGAAATTTAATAAACAGAAAACTATTGAGGCATTaaaagaagttgaagaatatttgttgaaaactTATTCTGAAATGTGA
- the GTT1 gene encoding Gtt1p (Putative glutathione S-transferase; downregulated upon adherence to polystyrene; regulated upon white-opaque switching; induced in the presence of human neutrophils; oxidative stress-induced via Cap1p; regulated by Gcn2p, Gcn4p), translating to MTMDTPNHQLEDRFILHWLDDSRSHRILWILDLLNLDYEVKIYLRHPETWRGPLQLFDAHQLGKAPVLEVIFGDGRPPIKISESGFIIQYLLRYYDCQNILYPANLDQQLEVDYYLHYSEGSLQHIQMALLINSSAKHIAPFATKSVVKLVTKAINNGYYKHEWFLNMKYLEDRLEQNGTGFFVGDKLSGADVILSFPIYENVFDNLEGTKEILGDKVNIKKMFPNLFNWSRMIKNNLSYKKITELMNEEVEDLIALNPRFDYGREK from the coding sequence ATGACTATGGATACACCAAACCACCAACTTGAAGATAGATTCATTTTACACTGGCTCGATGATTCACGTTCTCATAGAATACTTTGGATATTAGATCTTCTTAATCTTGATTATGAAGtgaaaatatatttaaGACATCCAGAAACTTGGCGTGGTCCATTACAATTATTTGATGCTCATCAATTAGGTAAAGCACCAGTATTGGAAGTTATTTTTGGAGATGGAAGACCACCAATTAAAATATCTGAGCTGGGatttataattcaatatttattaagATACTATGATTgccaaaatattttatacCCTGCCAATCTTGATCAACAATTGGAagttgattattatttacaTTATTCTGAAGGGTCATTACAACATATACAAATGgcattattaattaattcttcaGCTAAACATATTGCCCCGTTTGCCACGAAATCAGTAGTGAAATTAGTGACTAAAGCAATAAATAATGGTTATTATAAACATGAATGGTTTTTGAATATGAAATATTTAGAAGATCGATTAGAACAAAATGGAACTGGGTTTTTCGTTGGTGACAAATTAAGTGGAGCTGATGTTATTTTAAGTTTCCCAATCTATGAAAATGTTTTCGATAATCTTGAAGGAACTAAAGAAATATTGGGTGATAAAGtcaatattaaaaaaatgttccccaatttatttaattggaGTCGAatgattaaaaataatttaagttataaaaaaattactgaattaatgaatgaagaagttgaagatTTGATTGCATTGAATCCTCGATTTGATTATGGCAGAGAAAAATAA
- a CDS encoding E2 ubiquitin-conjugating protein (Ortholog(s) have ubiquitin-protein transferase activity, role in ER-associated ubiquitin-dependent protein catabolic process, protein monoubiquitination, protein polyubiquitination and endoplasmic reticulum membrane localization) — MASRQATKRLNKEYKSIQANPPPYIIAHPSEDNILEWHYVLTGPQDTPYEGGQYHGLLRFPPQYPFQPPSILMITPSGRFKPNTRICLSMSDYHPDTWNPAWSVSTILTGMLSFFTGEESTTGSINTSVNHRKVLAQKSKKFNVDNDRFCREFPDLVKQYHEEIAAEKVKLEQQEKEQQLNGQQQGDQKEQLANLEDLDPEDRIRVMQQLEQEQKQKQKQKQNQDDENLNQDNDNSNRMCVIM; from the coding sequence aTGGCATCAAGACAAGCAACTAAACGtttaaataaagaatataaatcaatacaaGCCAATCCACCGCCATATATAATTGCCCATCCATCAGAAGATAATATTCTTGAATGGCATTATGTTCTTACTGGACCCCAAGATACTCCATATGAAGGTGGACAATATCATGGCTTACTCCGATTTCCTCCACAATATCCATTTCAACCACCATCGATATTAATGATTACTCCTAGTGGACGATTTAAACCCAATACTCgtatttgtttatcaatGTCAGATTATCATCCTGATACTTGGAATCCAGCATGGTCAGTTCTGACGATTTTAACAGGGATGTTATCATTTTTCACTGGTGAAGAATCAACTACTGGATCAATTAATACATCAGTGAATCATCGGAAAGTATTAGCAcaaaaatctaaaaaattcaatgttgataatgatagATTTTGTCGAGAATTCCCTGATTTGGTTAAACAATATCatgaagaaattgctgctgaaaaagttaaattggaacaacaagaaaaggAACAACAACTAAATGGACAGCAACAAGGTGATCAAAAAGAACAATTGGCAAATTTGGAAGATTTAGATCCAGAAGATAGAATTCGAGTGATGCAACAACtagaacaagaacaaaaacaaaaacaaaaacaaaaacaaaaccaagatgatgaaaatcTAAACCaagataatgataattctAATAGAATGTGTGTTATTATGTAA